One window of Mycoplasma cottewii genomic DNA carries:
- a CDS encoding MSC_0775 family lipoprotein: MKLLKKLFLPLLSSTVIIPSALAVVSCYGPTFKNSLTEAEQLNQINILSEINKYFEKHDHSEELVKFTDPKASGQTVEFGNIMKNNYAAKYIKFDENKFKQIVKEKFNLSDNYLKGLTFQVDYTNITRDFSNNFDVVFPIKVRRDLESHKRAIYAPFSDGLFSEQIINFRLKNVKVSKTERIKLDNIKPIYEKLKKLDDTKFSVEINSTISEEIKNSINEWGIHELSSKQLESIFKIKIEEFEKLKTEFKNNNIEFKATIFDVDFLDSELELNEGLLKVRLAVRDVENNKPNAETGVTSFIKFKFDQNDKFWNDLKLNEIIKVNTIKFGELNTDFFEISKDHLYINFDKNKFEKVNIAKINKGTNFRNANLVLEILTKENKQITLNKTIGVKKYANLYEEDFVKRNINAPNFATEMLTQENLKSVNKDFFRQFNSELFSGGYASSRGFYGEKIKTPIYMHIGEDYLANDHQAVLMPYDGKIIAAYELTSNKPFSGVGTVLVAEIPVKNLDWSPKEIETQLNGNNNNIYMSFLHLDAAKTLNNERFGLATESANLSGGRVIKVAKGVTPKNPVTVTKNTIIGYLGDNASNGGWMSHAHVNLYTRRENYLSENYFSTKTQSVALSQRDIDRYNSKKEIKDESGTVIGEKEVWDTLGNIGLHLSPQLLVVNEVDPITGEEIKDKTTNKPITIKDEIPLYVGGLSMVNFEKTKAYGNPNLVYRLRDNKTASFDIRKVNNLD, from the coding sequence ATGAAGTTATTAAAAAAGTTATTTTTACCACTACTATCTAGTACGGTTATAATACCTTCTGCTTTAGCTGTTGTTTCTTGTTATGGACCAACATTTAAAAACTCATTGACTGAAGCAGAACAATTAAATCAGATTAATATTTTATCTGAAATCAACAAATATTTTGAAAAGCATGATCATAGTGAAGAATTAGTAAAATTCACAGACCCTAAAGCTAGTGGGCAAACAGTTGAATTTGGAAATATCATGAAAAACAACTATGCTGCTAAATATATAAAATTTGATGAAAACAAATTTAAGCAAATTGTTAAAGAAAAATTCAATCTGTCAGATAACTATTTAAAAGGATTAACATTCCAAGTAGACTATACAAATATAACTAGAGATTTTTCTAATAACTTTGATGTGGTGTTCCCTATAAAAGTAAGAAGAGATTTAGAAAGTCACAAAAGAGCAATTTATGCACCATTTTCTGATGGATTATTTTCTGAACAAATAATTAATTTTAGGCTAAAAAATGTTAAAGTAAGCAAAACAGAAAGAATCAAGCTTGATAACATAAAACCTATTTATGAAAAATTAAAAAAATTAGATGACACTAAGTTTAGTGTAGAAATAAACTCTACTATATCTGAAGAAATTAAAAACTCTATTAACGAATGAGGTATTCATGAATTAAGTTCTAAACAGTTAGAATCAATCTTTAAGATCAAAATTGAAGAATTTGAAAAACTTAAAACAGAATTTAAAAATAACAATATCGAATTTAAAGCAACGATTTTTGATGTAGACTTTTTAGATTCTGAATTAGAATTGAATGAAGGACTATTAAAAGTTAGATTGGCTGTTAGAGATGTAGAAAATAACAAACCAAACGCAGAAACTGGAGTTACATCATTTATTAAATTTAAATTTGATCAAAATGATAAGTTTTGAAATGATTTAAAGCTAAATGAAATAATAAAAGTTAACACTATTAAATTTGGTGAATTAAATACTGATTTTTTTGAAATTTCTAAAGATCATTTATATATTAATTTCGATAAAAATAAATTTGAAAAAGTAAATATAGCAAAAATAAATAAAGGTACTAACTTTAGAAATGCTAACCTCGTTTTAGAGATATTAACAAAAGAAAATAAACAAATCACTTTAAATAAAACAATCGGTGTTAAAAAATATGCAAATTTATATGAAGAAGATTTTGTAAAACGAAATATTAATGCTCCAAATTTTGCAACAGAAATGTTAACACAAGAAAACTTAAAATCAGTTAATAAAGATTTCTTTAGACAATTTAATTCTGAGTTGTTTTCAGGAGGTTACGCTTCATCAAGAGGATTCTATGGTGAAAAAATTAAGACTCCAATTTATATGCATATTGGTGAAGACTACTTAGCAAACGATCATCAAGCTGTATTGATGCCTTATGATGGTAAAATTATAGCTGCATATGAATTAACTAGTAATAAGCCATTCTCTGGAGTAGGAACAGTGTTAGTTGCTGAAATTCCGGTTAAAAATTTAGATTGATCTCCAAAAGAAATCGAAACCCAGCTAAACGGAAATAACAATAACATTTATATGTCATTTTTACATTTAGATGCAGCAAAAACACTAAATAATGAACGATTTGGCTTGGCCACTGAATCTGCTAATCTATCGGGAGGTAGAGTTATAAAAGTAGCAAAAGGTGTAACTCCAAAAAATCCTGTTACAGTTACTAAAAATACAATTATAGGTTATTTAGGAGACAACGCTTCAAATGGTGGTTGAATGAGTCATGCTCACGTAAATCTATATACAAGAAGAGAAAATTATTTATCAGAAAACTACTTTTCTACAAAAACACAATCAGTTGCATTAAGTCAAAGGGATATAGATAGATATAACTCAAAAAAAGAAATAAAAGATGAAAGTGGTACTGTTATTGGTGAAAAAGAAGTTTGAGACACATTAGGTAACATAGGTCTTCACCTATCACCACAATTATTAGTTGTCAATGAAGTTGATCCAATTACTGGAGAAGAAATCAAAGATAAAACTACTAATAAACCTATAACAATAAAAGATGAAATACCATTATATGTTGGTGGTTTAAGTATGGTTAATTTCGAAAAAACTAAAGCTTATGGTAACCCTAACTTAGTTTATAGACTAAGAGATAATAAAACTGCTTCATTTGATATTAGAAAAGTTAATAACTTAGATTAA
- the tsaD gene encoding tRNA (adenosine(37)-N6)-threonylcarbamoyltransferase complex transferase subunit TsaD gives MKILAIESSCDEFSISIIDNGKILTNIISSQIKNHQEFGGVVPELAARLHVQNLNWVLQAAIKETNINIDEIDYVAYTQKPGLIGSLIIGKLVAETISLYINKPILALDHIQGHIYGASIEHEFVYPVLAMVVSGGHTQIELVNSPFDFQIIGSTSDDAIGECYDKVARVLGLSYPGGPVLDKLAMKGNKNAYVLPIAKNDNSYDFSYSGLKTACINLIHNLNQRNEKINLEDFAASFQHAATSIIEKKLEKAIIEFKPKTLTVAGGVSANSQVRKIILELGEKYNIKNTFVPKMSYCTDNAAMMAKLAYEKLTNKQN, from the coding sequence ATGAAAATTTTAGCTATTGAATCAAGTTGTGATGAATTTTCTATATCAATTATTGATAATGGAAAAATACTAACAAATATTATTTCATCTCAAATTAAAAATCATCAAGAATTTGGTGGTGTTGTTCCAGAATTAGCTGCAAGATTACATGTTCAAAATTTAAATTGAGTATTACAAGCAGCGATTAAAGAAACAAATATAAATATAGATGAAATTGATTATGTAGCATACACACAAAAACCTGGATTAATTGGATCTTTAATTATTGGAAAATTAGTAGCTGAAACAATTAGTTTATATATTAATAAACCAATATTAGCTTTAGATCATATTCAAGGTCATATTTATGGAGCAAGTATTGAACATGAATTTGTTTATCCAGTACTAGCAATGGTAGTTTCAGGAGGTCACACTCAAATTGAATTAGTTAATTCTCCATTTGATTTTCAAATAATAGGATCTACTTCTGATGATGCAATTGGTGAGTGTTATGATAAAGTGGCTAGAGTATTAGGATTATCTTATCCAGGTGGTCCGGTGTTAGATAAATTAGCTATGAAAGGAAATAAAAATGCTTATGTCTTACCAATAGCTAAAAACGATAATTCATATGACTTTTCTTATTCAGGATTAAAAACAGCATGTATAAATTTAATTCATAATTTAAATCAAAGAAATGAAAAAATAAATTTAGAAGATTTTGCAGCAAGCTTTCAACACGCAGCAACAAGTATTATAGAAAAAAAACTTGAAAAAGCTATTATTGAATTTAAACCTAAAACATTAACTGTAGCTGGTGGAGTTAGTGCTAATAGTCAAGTTAGAAAAATAATTTTAGAACTAGGAGAAAAATATAATATAAAAAACACTTTTGTTCCTAAGATGAGTTATTGTACAGATAATGCTGCAATGATGGCTAAATTAGCTTATGAAAAATTAACTAATAAACAAAATTAA
- a CDS encoding alpha/beta hydrolase — MKSKERRKILRKAGDKNFKALDKSFIEFYTLLEKSVFFRKNKKRKYIYMNPEISKMNKIMKLYFKKPQLTFEIDDNIAPIRFETEDGVVISGLKYITDPNSKKWIISCHWFTGHKYWSLYWAKPFIELGYNILVFDFRNHGESDSTDLITLGLLESKDLVAAIKYLTDNEKPQTIGLLGMSMGAYIINYLTVTQQEFLKKHKVKFAISESAYGSIETLLSKIYRSRIKRFFNKKMDNKIISDILKSQEKATLYDWTEMNIFDKYEKENVKPAQIPILFIHGNNDRYTSSSDTTRLFINRSRTIKNDELLIYNFSGHCTSLKEHYNQTVYRWLKFENKIINDDDVTKKALEKLGIVDKIIENNFNESLEISTFYFKEE; from the coding sequence ATGAAAAGTAAAGAAAGAAGAAAAATACTAAGAAAAGCAGGAGATAAAAATTTTAAAGCTTTAGATAAATCTTTTATTGAGTTTTATACTTTATTAGAAAAATCAGTATTTTTTAGAAAAAATAAAAAAAGAAAATACATTTACATGAACCCTGAAATTAGTAAAATGAATAAAATCATGAAACTGTATTTTAAAAAACCTCAATTAACTTTTGAAATTGATGATAATATTGCTCCAATTAGATTTGAAACTGAAGATGGTGTTGTAATTAGTGGATTAAAATATATAACTGATCCTAATTCTAAAAAATGAATTATAAGTTGTCATTGATTTACAGGACATAAATATTGAAGTTTATATTGAGCTAAACCTTTTATTGAACTTGGGTATAATATTTTAGTTTTTGACTTTAGAAATCATGGTGAATCTGATTCAACTGATCTTATAACTTTAGGATTATTAGAAAGTAAAGACTTAGTTGCGGCAATTAAATATTTAACTGATAATGAAAAACCTCAAACTATAGGGTTATTAGGTATGAGTATGGGAGCTTATATAATTAATTATTTAACAGTTACTCAACAAGAATTCTTAAAAAAACATAAAGTTAAATTTGCAATTAGTGAATCAGCTTATGGTTCAATTGAAACATTATTATCTAAAATTTATAGATCAAGAATTAAAAGATTTTTCAATAAAAAAATGGACAATAAAATAATTTCTGACATTTTAAAATCACAAGAAAAAGCAACTTTATATGATTGAACAGAGATGAACATTTTTGATAAATATGAAAAAGAAAATGTTAAACCTGCTCAAATTCCTATTTTATTTATTCATGGTAATAATGATCGATACACTTCATCAAGTGATACAACAAGATTATTTATTAATAGATCTAGAACTATAAAAAATGATGAACTTTTAATTTATAACTTTTCTGGACATTGTACTTCATTAAAAGAACATTACAATCAAACAGTTTATAGATGATTAAAATTTGAAAACAAAATTATAAATGATGATGATGTCACTAAAAAAGCATTAGAAAAATTAGGTATTGTTGATAAAATTATTGAAAATAATTTTAATGAAAGTTTAGAAATATCAACTTTCTATTTTAAAGAAGAATAA
- a CDS encoding HAD family hydrolase: MSLKNIKLIVTDLDGTVLEHGKLANDLDVEVFKQANQKGVYTTIATGQPYISAKSKADLFNVADHVDLFVLSNGSLISKVSEFDPIYINSIPSDIVNKVVKKLTDLNVCAVIFTATINDVYWNNISFTVESMNKRNWFERFNKTICSTNTDFDFKNVVQIMSFVEQEKEQELQSWFVQENMNQYLTFMKSDIESMPVYEFTNITATKGNAIEKMAEILNIKKDEIAIFGDNINDISMFEKIPNCVAVGNAVDEIKHKAKYITDTNLNGGVGKFIKKYILED; encoded by the coding sequence ATGTCATTAAAAAATATTAAGTTAATTGTAACTGATTTAGATGGAACAGTTTTAGAGCACGGAAAACTAGCAAACGATCTTGATGTTGAAGTTTTCAAACAAGCTAATCAAAAAGGTGTTTATACAACTATAGCAACTGGTCAACCTTACATATCAGCAAAATCAAAAGCAGATTTATTCAATGTAGCAGATCATGTCGATTTATTTGTTTTATCTAATGGATCACTTATTTCAAAAGTAAGTGAATTCGATCCAATCTATATAAATTCAATTCCAAGTGATATTGTAAATAAAGTTGTTAAAAAATTAACTGATTTAAATGTTTGTGCTGTTATTTTTACAGCCACTATTAATGATGTTTATTGAAATAATATCTCTTTTACAGTTGAAAGTATGAACAAAAGAAATTGATTTGAAAGATTTAACAAAACAATTTGTTCAACAAACACAGATTTTGATTTTAAAAATGTTGTACAAATTATGAGTTTTGTTGAACAAGAAAAAGAACAAGAATTACAAAGTTGATTTGTTCAAGAAAATATGAATCAATATCTAACATTTATGAAAAGTGATATTGAAAGTATGCCAGTTTATGAATTTACTAACATAACAGCTACTAAAGGAAATGCGATTGAAAAAATGGCTGAAATTTTAAACATAAAAAAAGACGAAATCGCTATTTTTGGTGATAATATAAACGATATAAGTATGTTTGAAAAAATTCCTAATTGTGTTGCTGTTGGTAATGCAGTTGATGAAATTAAACATAAAGCAAAATACATTACTGATACTAATCTAAATGGTGGTGTTGGTAAATTTATCAAAAAATATATATTGGAGGACTAA
- the asnS gene encoding asparagine--tRNA ligase, with protein MELKELFQQYEKLADTKVSVLARVRSNRQGKAVSFMVLNDGTTLNDVQVVYKPEIKGYEDAQNARVSSIVEVTGKLILTPNNQQAFEIQAKSIELLDQAIEDYPLQKKEHSTEFLREIAHLRAKTKTFNAIFRIRSTAAFAINKFFNDKNFVLVHSPIITGNDAEGAGEAFLVTTREDGNYEQDFFGKKASLTVSGQLHAEAFAQAFRKVYTFGPTFRAENSNTAKHAAEFWMIEPEVAFADLKDNIALIQDMVKYVINYVFEKNSEELEFCDKNLEQGLIDKLNSVRNSEFKVTTYSEAIEILKQAVANGHKFEESNIEFGLDLGTEHERFICEQVNKAPTFVTNYPKDIKAFYMKQNDDGKTVAAVDLLVPGIGELVGGSQREDNFEKLVQRCKEMNVDVDQLEWYNNLRQYGYYKSAGFGLGFERLIMYITGASNIRDVIAFPRTPRNLLF; from the coding sequence ATGGAATTAAAAGAACTATTTCAACAATATGAAAAATTAGCTGACACCAAAGTAAGTGTTTTAGCTAGAGTTAGATCAAACAGACAAGGAAAAGCTGTTTCATTTATGGTTTTAAATGATGGAACAACATTAAATGATGTTCAAGTTGTTTACAAACCTGAAATTAAAGGATATGAAGATGCTCAAAATGCTAGAGTTAGTTCAATTGTAGAAGTTACAGGAAAATTAATCTTAACACCAAATAATCAACAAGCTTTTGAAATTCAAGCTAAATCAATTGAATTATTAGATCAAGCAATTGAAGATTATCCATTACAAAAAAAAGAACACTCAACAGAATTTTTACGTGAAATTGCACACTTAAGAGCAAAAACAAAAACATTTAATGCAATTTTTAGAATTCGTTCAACTGCTGCTTTTGCGATTAATAAATTCTTTAATGATAAAAACTTCGTTTTAGTACATTCTCCGATAATTACAGGAAATGATGCAGAAGGAGCTGGAGAAGCATTCTTAGTAACAACTCGTGAAGATGGAAATTATGAACAAGATTTCTTTGGTAAAAAAGCTAGTTTAACAGTTTCAGGACAATTACATGCTGAAGCTTTTGCTCAAGCATTTAGAAAAGTTTATACATTTGGACCAACATTTAGAGCTGAAAACTCAAACACAGCAAAACACGCTGCTGAATTTTGAATGATTGAACCTGAAGTAGCATTTGCTGATTTAAAAGATAATATTGCTTTAATTCAAGATATGGTTAAATATGTAATTAACTATGTATTTGAAAAAAACTCAGAAGAATTAGAATTCTGTGACAAAAACTTAGAACAAGGATTAATCGACAAATTAAATAGTGTTAGAAATTCTGAATTCAAAGTTACAACATACTCAGAAGCTATTGAAATTCTAAAACAAGCTGTAGCAAACGGACACAAATTCGAAGAATCAAACATTGAATTTGGACTAGATTTAGGAACAGAACACGAAAGATTTATTTGTGAACAAGTTAATAAAGCACCAACATTTGTTACAAACTATCCAAAAGATATTAAAGCGTTTTACATGAAACAAAATGACGATGGTAAAACAGTTGCTGCAGTTGATTTACTAGTTCCTGGAATTGGTGAATTAGTTGGAGGAAGTCAACGTGAGGACAACTTTGAAAAATTAGTTCAAAGATGTAAAGAAATGAACGTTGATGTTGATCAATTAGAATGATACAACAATTTAAGACAATATGGATACTACAAATCAGCTGGATTTGGATTAGGATTTGAAAGATTAATTATGTACATTACAGGTGCATCAAACATTAGAGATGTTATTGCATTTCCAAGAACTCCAAGAAACTTATTATTCTAA
- a CDS encoding BspA family leucine-rich repeat surface protein — MKNSKKTSKIKILSVIAGLIVVSFSAGGAVLGVLHNKRKLEQRIINLDNEIPISMRTVSLLYTEDQQEILNHINNLRKTLKTKESHIDIELNDVVMQFNRNVPSVTITAKKESKSVIGSIEIKFNKRDIASLELNKNVGAFDSDEPNAIIEKFINNNKDKLSGFTVASFDVLSNENNVLKIKVKDNNNSFQGTVEINYSVKTDIATLQLDKNAGAFNSNEDTAIINAFIAKNKDKLTGLNRNSFDVVSNENRKLKIKVKDNNNSFQGTVEISYSVKTDIASLGLNTNAGAFNSTEQNPIIEKFINNNKDKLSGFTVASFDVLSNENNVLKIKVKDNNNSFQGTVEINYSVIQQFNAIKNIVKNITNLKNNDKQSVLNRFFELNKTLFEQENVKITKNQLEVVVNDDVATIAVNGNGKFRGSIEAKLSLSRRINSYLDVLSSNDPNNILKEINNKNSWNLNSNDLNIEVNGKDVRITGKENKNKSFIGTINFEFGLKATYTSDKKELKRIGFFKNIKGEWQIERIDVNTNKVVPILPTFINSLQSAFTSNINATISGLESWDTSNVTNMSSMFSFARNFNQQLGNKFNTSNVTNMSFMFGYARNFNQPINFNTSNVTDMSEMFSEAKNFNQPINFNTSNVTNMSDMFNGARDFNQPINFNTSNVTNMSGMFRNCWNFNQPLNTWDVSNVNDMSGMFQGAFEFNQNISSWDVKIKDPEKFEHFNHFGHEEFRGDKLPEAIRKHLQ, encoded by the coding sequence ATGAAAAATTCTAAAAAAACAAGTAAAATTAAAATTTTAAGCGTTATTGCAGGGTTAATAGTTGTTTCATTTTCAGCGGGTGGTGCAGTTTTAGGAGTGCTGCATAATAAAAGAAAATTAGAGCAAAGAATTATTAATCTTGACAATGAAATTCCTATAAGTATGCGTACAGTATCACTTTTATATACTGAAGATCAACAAGAAATCTTAAACCATATAAACAACTTGCGTAAGACTTTAAAAACAAAAGAATCTCATATAGATATTGAGCTTAATGATGTTGTAATGCAATTCAATAGAAACGTTCCTAGTGTAACCATTACTGCTAAAAAGGAAAGCAAAAGTGTTATAGGATCGATAGAAATTAAGTTTAATAAAAGAGATATAGCAAGTTTAGAATTAAATAAAAATGTAGGAGCATTTGATTCAGATGAACCAAACGCTATTATTGAAAAATTTATTAACAATAACAAAGACAAACTTTCTGGATTTACTGTTGCAAGTTTTGATGTTTTAAGTAATGAAAACAACGTTTTAAAAATCAAAGTTAAAGACAACAACAATTCATTCCAAGGTACTGTTGAAATTAATTATTCAGTTAAAACTGATATTGCAACTTTACAACTAGATAAAAATGCTGGAGCATTTAATTCAAATGAAGATACTGCAATCATTAACGCATTTATTGCAAAAAACAAAGATAAACTAACTGGATTAAACAGAAATAGTTTTGATGTTGTTTCAAATGAAAATAGAAAATTAAAAATCAAAGTTAAAGACAACAACAATTCATTCCAAGGTACAGTTGAAATTTCATATTCAGTTAAAACTGATATAGCAAGTTTAGGATTAAACACTAATGCTGGAGCATTTAATTCAACTGAACAAAATCCAATCATTGAAAAATTTATTAACAATAACAAAGACAAACTTTCTGGATTTACTGTTGCAAGTTTTGATGTTTTAAGTAATGAAAACAACGTTTTAAAAATCAAAGTTAAAGACAACAACAATTCATTCCAAGGTACTGTTGAAATTAATTATTCAGTTATACAACAATTTAATGCAATTAAAAATATTGTAAAAAATATAACCAATCTTAAAAACAATGACAAACAAAGTGTTTTAAATAGATTTTTTGAGTTAAATAAAACTTTATTTGAACAAGAAAATGTAAAGATTACTAAAAATCAATTAGAAGTTGTAGTAAATGATGATGTTGCGACAATTGCTGTTAATGGTAATGGTAAATTTAGAGGTTCAATAGAAGCAAAACTAAGCTTATCAAGACGAATTAACAGCTATTTAGATGTGTTATCTAGCAATGATCCAAATAACATATTAAAAGAAATAAATAATAAAAACAGTTGAAACTTAAACTCAAATGATTTAAACATAGAAGTTAATGGTAAAGACGTAAGAATTACAGGAAAAGAAAATAAAAACAAAAGTTTTATTGGAACAATTAATTTTGAGTTCGGTTTAAAAGCTACTTACACATCTGATAAAAAAGAATTGAAAAGAATTGGATTCTTTAAAAATATAAAAGGTGAGTGACAAATAGAACGAATTGATGTAAATACAAATAAGGTTGTTCCAATACTACCTACATTTATAAATAGTTTACAATCTGCATTCACAAGTAATATAAACGCAACAATTTCAGGATTAGAAAGTTGAGATACCTCAAATGTAACTAATATGAGTTCGATGTTTTCCTTTGCTAGAAATTTCAACCAGCAACTCGGAAATAAGTTCAACACTTCAAACGTAACTAATATGAGTTTTATGTTTGGTTATGCTAGAAACTTCAACCAACCCATAAACTTCAACACTTCAAACGTAACTGATATGAGTGAAATGTTTAGTGAAGCCAAAAATTTCAATCAACCCATAAACTTCAACACTTCAAACGTAACTAATATGAGCGATATGTTTAATGGTGCTAGAGACTTCAATCAACCCATAAACTTCAACACTTCAAACGTAACTAATATGAGTGGAATGTTCAGAAATTGTTGAAATTTCAACCAACCATTAAATACTTGAGATGTATCTAATGTGAATGATATGAGTGGAATGTTCCAAGGTGCTTTCGAATTCAATCAAAATATATCAAGTTGAGATGTAAAAATAAAAGATCCTGAAAAATTTGAACATTTTAATCATTTCGGTCACGAAGAATTCAGAGGAGATAAACTACCTGAAGCAATTAGAAAACACTTGCAATAA
- a CDS encoding glycosyltransferase family 2 protein, which produces MQVSFVISSQSDLERLKKTVDSILNQKNKSFEIIILFDSKVDAEKKEYINELFEQNKNIIISENSKVQDTAQHWNISKLLASGKYMVFVKEGDHIFENFVDEIEKISNDHNPDMIQFDLEYYGLLEQTSVKTLLQTNRVYDLENEKEVFAYIRRIIYSKAFKTQICKENKINFRPKVRFDSLFTFEFLKHSKTFFATDKILTKHKVSVMRYSAFDIINQWPHIMNYFRSIGEYKQIADELHYAYYYELCYNFINLVNLFDDDVLYRNVLNKCKWKAKKDKIDKFIRVNKIFLQNPDPIFTERVHKFNEYIDSELSKIR; this is translated from the coding sequence ATGCAAGTATCATTTGTTATAAGCTCACAATCTGATTTAGAAAGATTAAAAAAAACAGTAGATTCTATACTTAATCAAAAAAACAAATCTTTTGAGATTATTATTTTATTTGATTCAAAAGTAGATGCTGAAAAAAAAGAATATATAAATGAGTTATTTGAACAAAACAAAAATATTATTATAAGTGAAAACAGTAAAGTTCAAGACACTGCTCAACATTGAAATATTTCAAAACTTTTAGCTAGTGGAAAATATATGGTTTTTGTTAAAGAAGGAGATCATATTTTTGAAAATTTCGTTGATGAAATAGAAAAAATTTCAAACGATCACAATCCAGATATGATTCAATTTGATCTAGAATATTATGGTTTATTAGAACAAACTTCAGTTAAAACATTACTACAAACAAATAGAGTATATGATCTTGAAAACGAAAAAGAAGTTTTTGCTTACATAAGAAGAATTATTTATTCTAAAGCTTTTAAAACACAAATATGTAAAGAAAATAAAATTAATTTTAGACCAAAAGTTCGTTTTGATAGTTTATTTACATTTGAATTTTTAAAACATTCTAAAACATTTTTTGCAACAGATAAAATATTAACTAAACATAAAGTATCAGTTATGAGATATTCAGCATTTGATATTATTAACCAATGACCACATATTATGAATTATTTCAGATCAATAGGTGAATATAAACAAATAGCTGATGAATTACATTATGCTTATTATTATGAATTATGTTATAACTTCATAAATTTAGTTAACTTATTCGATGATGATGTTTTATATAGAAATGTTTTAAATAAATGTAAGTGAAAAGCTAAAAAAGATAAGATTGATAAATTTATTAGAGTTAATAAAATATTTTTACAAAATCCAGATCCAATATTCACAGAAAGAGTTCACAAATTCAATGAATACATTGATTCGGAATTAAGTAAAATAAGATAA
- a CDS encoding RDD family protein, whose product MENKNYSLVEYTDKNKKLNDNQFSLASVWKLLFARLFDLIIGSIPMILIDLLWKSQPGDVVILLTRYLISIIWMFLYFVVLTWILKGQSLSKKIFKLQLISLDKKPITFKDIFLRELVFIFAPFLIGMISTTIFALILPVNINNDNRFRIFISAIIYQFGLIIVFFWWLVIMISIKFQKLHQANIDIKLHLVVVDKKQQVKIQKHDFNKILTRDEKHVSLSDQPGNFDIDFIDEIQNEEEINYNKSINLKKQDIKTLKLENQNETKLIESEKKDEHK is encoded by the coding sequence ATGGAAAATAAAAATTATTCATTAGTTGAATACACTGATAAAAATAAAAAATTGAATGATAATCAATTTAGTCTAGCTAGTGTTTGAAAACTTCTTTTTGCTAGACTTTTTGATTTGATAATAGGATCAATTCCTATGATTTTAATAGATCTTTTGTGAAAATCACAACCAGGAGATGTTGTGATTTTATTAACAAGATATTTAATTTCTATAATATGAATGTTTTTATATTTTGTAGTTTTAACTTGAATTTTAAAAGGTCAATCATTATCTAAAAAAATATTTAAACTACAATTAATTAGTTTAGATAAAAAACCAATAACTTTTAAAGATATCTTTTTAAGAGAATTAGTTTTTATATTTGCTCCATTTTTAATTGGAATGATATCAACTACTATATTTGCTTTAATTCTTCCTGTAAATATTAATAATGATAATAGATTTAGAATTTTTATATCAGCTATAATTTATCAATTTGGTTTAATTATTGTTTTCTTTTGATGATTAGTTATTATGATTTCAATTAAGTTTCAAAAACTTCATCAAGCAAATATAGATATAAAATTACACCTTGTTGTAGTTGATAAAAAACAACAAGTAAAAATACAAAAACATGATTTTAATAAAATCTTAACAAGAGATGAAAAACACGTTTCATTATCTGATCAACCGGGTAATTTTGATATTGATTTTATAGATGAAATTCAAAATGAAGAAGAAATTAATTACAATAAATCTATTAACTTAAAAAAACAAGACATCAAAACATTAAAATTAGAAAATCAAAATGAAACTAAACTAATAGAAAGTGAGAAAAAAGATGAGCATAAATAA